CTCGATCTGTTGTCGGAGCAACAACGGACTCTCAAATCGCCGCTCATCTCGCAGGCGTTCGAGGAAGAAGAGCGTGAGCGTCTCTCCGTACAACTCCTCCTCTTCAGTCTCCAGCAGGTGAACTTCCACCCGCCGGGTCTCGCCGCCGAACGTTGGGGCCCTGCCGATATTGATCAGCGTCTTGTATAACCCCCGCGAGAGCCATGCCTGCCCGGCATATACACCATCAGGAACCGCCAGATCAGCCGTGGCCTGGAGATTAGCCGTCGGGTATCCCAGTCCTTTGCCTCGTTCGGCGCCACGCTCTACGATTCCACGAATCGCGTACGGCCGTCCTAAATAGCAGGCTGCCTGCCGTAACTCCCCTCTTGCCAGCAGGCTGCGAATGAGCGTGGAACTCACAACCTGGCCGTCCACTGTCATCGCAGGAACCACATCAAGTCCGAACTGATGCTCCTCTCCAAGCTTTCTGAGCAGCTCCGGTGAACCGGTCCTGGCCTTGCCGAAGGCAAAGTCATACCCGATACAAATAAACCGCGCTCGCAGCCGATCGACTAAGCAGGTCTTCACAAAATCGCGCGGCGGGGTGGCGGCCAGAAATGGGGTGAAACTCACGGCGATCATCAGATCGACACCAAGCGCGGCCATAATATCCCGCTTGATCGAGAGTGGGGTAATGAGGGACGGGGCTTCTGAAGGGCTCACTACCTCCAACGGATGTCGCGCGAAGGTAAAGACAACCGCCGTCCCCCCTTCTTGGCGAGCTCGCCGAACCACGCGACCCAGAATCTCACGATGTCCGAGATGCACTCCATCGAATGTCCCAACTGCTACCGCAGGAGAGGAATACTCATCCTCCAGATCCTCAATCTGCTCGATGACAATCATTGCCCGGCAAGGACCCGGACCGGTTTCAGGACGATCCGGCGCGGGTCAACTGCTGGGAACTCCCGGCCGGCAACTGTCGCCTCAGCGAGCGAAAGGAGCTGGCGCCGGTACCCCAGGACCCGAACCAGATCACCCTTCTCCACCTCCAGGGGGAAGCTGAGCAGTGCGCCGGCCGACATCCCGCTCCCCTGGATGACTCCTCGAGAGGACTCGGGGTGAATCCTGACAACCGGCAGATGCCCCAGCGCCTCCCCAATGGGGATCAGCACGTCCCGAATGCGGCCCTCCGCAACAATCTGCTCAAGCTGCGGCAGCGTGACCGCGTCTTCAACCAGGAAACGGCCGGATCGGACGCGAGTTAACGCATACAGGTGCGCGCCACACCCGAGGACTCTGCCGATGTCATCGCACAGGGTGCGGGCGTACGTCCCCTTGGAGCAACTGACCTTGAATCGGACGAAGGGCAAGTCAATTTCCAGAAGCGTGAGATCATGGATCCGCACCGCAATCGGCTGCCGTTCGACCGTTTCACCTCGACGAGCCAAGCGATAGAGACGCTCCCCGTGATGCTTCTTCGCGGAGAAAAGAGGCGGTATCTGCTGGATCTCTCCAACAAAGCGCTGTAGGACATCCCGCACCTCCTCGGGATCTACGGCGATATGATCCATCTGGGACAACACCTTCCCGTCAGCATCCAAGGTGTCAGTGGTGATACCCAGCCGCATCGTAATCAGGTACTCCTTATCGGCCCGGGTAAGAAATTGCGCGATTCGGGTTGCCCGTCCGACGCAGAGCGGCAGAACACCGGTCGCCCTCGGATCGAGTGTGC
The nucleotide sequence above comes from Candidatus Methylomirabilis tolerans. Encoded proteins:
- a CDS encoding bifunctional riboflavin kinase/FAD synthetase: MIVIEQIEDLEDEYSSPAVAVGTFDGVHLGHREILGRVVRRARQEGGTAVVFTFARHPLEVVSPSEAPSLITPLSIKRDIMAALGVDLMIAVSFTPFLAATPPRDFVKTCLVDRLRARFICIGYDFAFGKARTGSPELLRKLGEEHQFGLDVVPAMTVDGQVVSSTLIRSLLARGELRQAACYLGRPYAIRGIVERGAERGKGLGYPTANLQATADLAVPDGVYAGQAWLSRGLYKTLINIGRAPTFGGETRRVEVHLLETEEEELYGETLTLFFLERLRDERRFESPLLLRQQIERDKRQADAMFAAFPRFSPEEWTLLP
- the truB gene encoding tRNA pseudouridine(55) synthase TruB, whose translation is MELSGVLNINKPGGMTSHDVVDAVRRLLKMRRIGHTGTLDPRATGVLPLCVGRATRIAQFLTRADKEYLITMRLGITTDTLDADGKVLSQMDHIAVDPEEVRDVLQRFVGEIQQIPPLFSAKKHHGERLYRLARRGETVERQPIAVRIHDLTLLEIDLPFVRFKVSCSKGTYARTLCDDIGRVLGCGAHLYALTRVRSGRFLVEDAVTLPQLEQIVAEGRIRDVLIPIGEALGHLPVVRIHPESSRGVIQGSGMSAGALLSFPLEVEKGDLVRVLGYRRQLLSLAEATVAGREFPAVDPRRIVLKPVRVLAGQ